A stretch of DNA from Anopheles nili chromosome 2, idAnoNiliSN_F5_01, whole genome shotgun sequence:
TCGACAAGGAATGCACGAAATTCTAGCACCACTAATATTTGTGATACACAGTGACCAGCAAGCTTTGGCTCACATACAGGAACTGCATCCGGATATAGAGTATGAAGCCACAGTGCACTATCACGATTGTGTTTTATTCATaatcaatttttatattttttacagCCGCAACCTGCAGACAATATTAGATCCACAGTATTTAGAGGAAGATTCATAGTAAGaatattttgctttccatGAATAAAATAAGGGTGAAtctttcttttaattttatacTTTTCTTCTTATACCATCACTAgtgcaatattttccaaaattATGGCTCAAATTGAATCGTTTTATCGAATCACGGATGTAGTGCCAACGGCAACGGGCTACTTTCCCGCTCAAACTCCTGGTAGTCCAGCTGGGGAGAATCCTGCTGGTGTTAAACGAAAACCTGAAGTGGAAGTAGTTGAACAGCTGAACTACATCAAAGATAAAATTCTCATAAAAGAAGATCTCCATTTGCACAATCGTCTACTAAAACTTGACATTCCATTGGCTATTTTCGGCATGTGAGTtgcaattgaaaacattttttgtgcCGCAACTAAAATtattaaatattcaatttttcgTTTTAGACGATGGCTACGATTATTATTTGGTCGTGAGTTTGCTTTGCAGGATTTACTGCTGCTCTGGGACGCCATATTCGGTGAAAGCTACGATCTCGGCCTTATTAACTATATTGTCGTTGCAATGCTGGTTCGGATAAGAAATAAGTGTGCGTATTCCCTAACTTTGTGTCATAATTAATGGAGCAAGTTGTTCTAATGTAAAATTTctgtattttttaaaaacttaGTAATTTATAGCGATTATACCACCTGTCTGTCGTACCTAATGCGCTATCCTAGCAATATTGATATTGCTCTTATAATACGACACGCATTACACATGAAATCTCCCAACAAATATGAGCGTCCCGCGGATGCGAAAATCTTCCTTTCATCACCGAGCCATCAAGCTCAACCTCAGTCAAAGCCGATTCGCCCAAAAACGGGAGAGATTAATCATCAAAAATATTCGACGCTTCCAGCGGTTCACCAACGCCGGGGGCAACTTACTGTTAACGATCATCCACTACAAACGCGATCATCGGTGACCGAGGACCGACAAAGAACAAGTTCACTTCCCAGAAATAGCGGATCGATGCGAATGTCCACGGCGGGTGAGTTGCGACAAGCAGCTTGTCTAGCCACCAAAAAAGCGATTATAGATTCGTCTCAATCAGATATTCGTGACCCTGTTGTCACAGATGGTTATCGCGAAGATGTGAGTTTTGTAGTCGTCGTAGAATGAAGAAATATTGTATGTTTGGTTATAATGCAATGATTTCTTCTTCTGTAACTCTGCTAGGATCCTGAACTGCTACGAATTGAGCTGCAGAATGCATACAACATTATGTCAGTGGGCCGCGCCAAACTACTACAATACTTGACTGTACTGCGGCGTAACATACGACCAACTAATCACCAAAGTGAAGTGCAACAATCACTCGAAGGTATAGAGGAAATTTGCTCGCTTCTGAAGCCAAGGTATGATACGGTATTTCGCATCCCAGCACCCATTGACACGGCCATGGAAGCAAATGAAGATCCTCAAAAGGTGAAGAAACCATTACCCGGTACAGCTCGAATGGTTCAATCTGATGTACAGGATGGAAATGTGCAACGAATGAATGCACCACCCACCAGTTTGAATCTGACACGCTCGTACAATTACGATCTCGACTGTCGAAGGAATAGTTCATCGCAATCAAATATTACCCAATACGAAATTCCTGAAGATCGGTATAGCAAAATAGCTACAAAAAAACTTGGCAACAAGAAAGAGGTAGAGATGAACGTGATCACAAAAAATTTTAGCGACCGCAATCGGCGTCACGACGATAAGGATTTACCCAACACTAATCCACTTTGTAAAGAACGCTCAGAATGACGATTCTGATAACCATATTCGCTTTGTAGTATATTGATGGTTAGGCATACTTTCAATCAGCTTCGATTGGTTAATATCGATAGAAACTATTCGATAACTATTCTAATCCACGCGCGTCGATATGGCCTTGTTATTTgtaatcaatcaaaatcatACAAGATATTTATGTTTAATCCAAACAAGCAAGCATGAAAACACCTATTAGAAAGAATGAATTTTATTGATCAAGTCGCCAATCAAGTGTATACAATGACTTTGAAATTTTgctttgatacattttttataattacatAATGTAAAACTATTCTTAATTTAGTTAAAACCCCATTTTATGTACAGATAGTATTTACAATCGTTAACACGTATGAGCTATTTtacattgtttaaaaatgtacAGATATCTTCGCATTTTTTTCATCGTGTTTAGTTTGTTTAAACTTTTTAAACATGtgtttataatttatataaatttatattagCCTGCTCAATACCCTGATCAGACTTGTTGCGGTGATTCGCATTTTTATCTGTCCTTTTTGGAGAAGCATTTTCGATACTATTTAGATATTGATCGTTGTGTGATGCTACATGTCTAGTATATTCCACGTTGTAGATGAATAAATTCTTGatcattttcgttttgcagAGAGGGCACATGTTCTCTGTGCCTTTCTTCATACATTTCTCCAAACAAGCGCCACAAAATGAATGACCACAATTCGCTATCACCGGTGAATTGAAATCATCCAAACAAATTGGACATTCTGTTCCGCAAAACTTCACGTAACTGGGAGGACCTATGAGATACCCAAATATGTTCAACatttgtgttttatgttgtgtCTCATGGCAATATTACCTAGGTTCCTGAGGTTATACGTAGAACAAGTTGACTGTGGTGAAGACGCACTACTCGAAATCGTTCTAGATCGTTTCATGGTGGTTATATCAAACGACATATTCTGTTCTATTTACTCAGCACTACTATAATTTCCCGACACcgatattaattttaaacacaGCTAACTAGATGAAATTGGCGGTAAGTTAAGAACGCTGACAGTTTTTGCCCGACAATTGAATTGACGTTATGACAGTGCTAGCTTAAAATAATACTTTTGAATTATAACAGGAAATAATCTATTTAGGCTATACTAAACAATCTATAGCCCAACTTTACTATCCAATACCACACTAGTTTATTCAACAGAATGGCTaaacagttttattttttctagaAATTCAATATTCTTCCAGTTTAACAGCAAGATATTTTGCATCATGTTTCAAAACGTACTGGGCGCACTGTTCTTTGACCATGCCAGAAATTTTGACAAGCAAGGCAATTCAAGGACTGTCACCGTAATTTTGTCGT
This window harbors:
- the LOC128732252 gene encoding TBC1 domain family member 5, producing the protein MVDDLDLQEAKPSSVTTGPGRSGVVKYELEWKNILTIANEPNLVELRQLAVQGELRASPFRSVCWAVFLGVLETPKTERWPEQRSVLRAHYRQIKVQFVLNPHEQTTDVSDDPLSQSKQSLWNQHFCDQELCAVIKQDVVRTFPGVDFFRKPAIQELMTNILFCYARQFPAMCYRQGMHEILAPLIFVIHSDQQALAHIQELHPDIDRNLQTILDPQYLEEDSYAIFSKIMAQIESFYRITDVVPTATGYFPAQTPGSPAGENPAGVKRKPEVEVVEQLNYIKDKILIKEDLHLHNRLLKLDIPLAIFGIRWLRLLFGREFALQDLLLLWDAIFGESYDLGLINYIVVAMLVRIRNKLIYSDYTTCLSYLMRYPSNIDIALIIRHALHMKSPNKYERPADAKIFLSSPSHQAQPQSKPIRPKTGEINHQKYSTLPAVHQRRGQLTVNDHPLQTRSSVTEDRQRTSSLPRNSGSMRMSTAGELRQAACLATKKAIIDSSQSDIRDPVVTDGYREDDPELLRIELQNAYNIMSVGRAKLLQYLTVLRRNIRPTNHQSEVQQSLEGIEEICSLLKPRYDTVFRIPAPIDTAMEANEDPQKVKKPLPGTARMVQSDVQDGNVQRMNAPPTSLNLTRSYNYDLDCRRNSSSQSNITQYEIPEDRYSKIATKKLGNKKEVEMNVITKNFSDRNRRHDDKDLPNTNPLCKERSE